Within Thermocladium sp. ECH_B, the genomic segment CTAAGATATTAGTTTATATATGTAAATATGATAAACCCAACTAAACAGGAGGCGCGGCCCAATCGAGTTTGAGCCGCGCCAAGCGGCGTGGATGCACACGTGGGGGCTGTTATGCTCATCTAGTCGCCGCATAAATACATAACGATCAGAATCCACATTAAGCATTGATTCAATGTTTTATTTGATTTATAATAATGATAATATTATTAATATAATGAATAATGAAGCAATTCACTTAGTGGATCAATTAGTAATATTTATAAGTAGGAATGCTATTTTCGTTAAATGGTTGTGGAGGAAAAGAAGCGGATAACTCTAAAGCATAGAAGCAGCACCGTGACGGATGGCGTGGAGAGGGCTCCTCATAGGAGCCTCTTTAAGGCCGCCGGGTTCTCCGACGAGGACTTAAGTAAACCCCTTATTGCGGTAGCGAATTCCTGGAACGAGATAGTGCCCGGCCACATTCACCTAAATGAGTTGGCCAGGCATGTTAAGGAGGGGGTGAGGGCTAGTGGAGGGACTCCAATGGAGTTCAATACCATTGCGATAGATGATGGAATAGCAATGGGGCATGAGGGGATGAAGGCCTCCCTGATCAGCAGGGAAGTGATAGCCGATTCCGTTGAGTTGATGGTAATGGCCCACCGCTTCGATGCATTGATTCTAATTGCCAGTTGCGATAAGATAGAGCCGGGCATGTTAATGGCGGCCGCCCGGTTAAATATACCGTCTATCTTCATCAATGGGGGCCCCATGTTGACGGGGGAATTAGGGGGCAGGATGCTTTCATTGGGCGACGTGTTTGAGGCGGTTGGCGCCTACTTCTCCGGCAAGATAACCTTGGATGATCTACGCCTCATAGAGAACGCTGCGTGCCCCGGCGCCGGTTCATGTGCTGGGCTATACACTGCAAACACCATGGCAATACTGGGGGAGGCTCTCGGAATGTCGTTGCCCGGCTCATCTACTATACCCGCCATAGATGCGAGGAGGCGGATGGCGGCGAAGGCGACTGGGGAGGCATTGATGAGGCTTCTCGAGAATGGAATTAAGCCGAGGGATATAATGACGTATGAGGCGTTCGAGAATGCCATAGCAGTTGATGCCGCAATGGGGGGCTCCACTAATGCTGTGCTTCACTTATTGGCCATAGCTAATGAGGCTGGAGTTAAGTTGACCCTTGAGGATTTCGACAGGATATACTCCAGGACCCCCTACATAGCTGATCTATTGCCTGGCGGTAAGCACGCCGTTTGGCAACTGGATAGAGTTGGTGGGCTGCCTCTTGTTCTGCGCAGATTATCGCGTCGTGGATTGATAAATCAAAGAACATTAACAGTGACGGGGGAAACGCTGGAGGAGAACCTGAAGAGGCAGTGGCCGTGGATGATGCCAATTAATGAGGGGGAGCAAAACATAGTTAAGAGCCTTGAGTCGCCCATTCTACAGACCGGGGGAGTCGCCATACTTAGAGGCAACCTAGCGCCGGAGGGCGCGGTGGTTAAGGTGGCTGGGGTAAGTAGGCTTAGGCATGATGGGGTCGCGAGGGTGTTCGATGATGAGGAGTCGGCATTCAAGGCAGTTATGGGCGGCGAGATCAAGGCCGGCGACGTGGTTGTGATTAGGTACGTGGGGCCCCGAGGTGCTCCCGGCATGCCTGAAATGCTTTCCGTCACGTCAGCCATAGTTGGCGCCGGTCTCAGGGATGGTGTTTCCTTGATCACGGATGGCAGGTTCAGC encodes:
- a CDS encoding dihydroxy-acid dehydratase (catalyzes the dehydration of 2,3-dihydroxy-3-methylbutanoate to 3-methyl-2-oxobutanoate in valine and isoleucine biosynthesis); this translates as MVVEEKKRITLKHRSSTVTDGVERAPHRSLFKAAGFSDEDLSKPLIAVANSWNEIVPGHIHLNELARHVKEGVRASGGTPMEFNTIAIDDGIAMGHEGMKASLISREVIADSVELMVMAHRFDALILIASCDKIEPGMLMAAARLNIPSIFINGGPMLTGELGGRMLSLGDVFEAVGAYFSGKITLDDLRLIENAACPGAGSCAGLYTANTMAILGEALGMSLPGSSTIPAIDARRRMAAKATGEALMRLLENGIKPRDIMTYEAFENAIAVDAAMGGSTNAVLHLLAIANEAGVKLTLEDFDRIYSRTPYIADLLPGGKHAVWQLDRVGGLPLVLRRLSRRGLINQRTLTVTGETLEENLKRQWPWMMPINEGEQNIVKSLESPILQTGGVAILRGNLAPEGAVVKVAGVSRLRHDGVARVFDDEESAFKAVMGGEIKAGDVVVIRYVGPRGAPGMPEMLSVTSAIVGAGLRDGVSLITDGRFSGATRGLMVGHVAPEAAMGGPIAALRDGDHITIDAVNKVLNVKLSDEEISNRLRDWAPPRPRYLSGALARYSRLVTSASRGAVLSVD